Genomic DNA from Mixophyes fleayi isolate aMixFle1 chromosome 7, aMixFle1.hap1, whole genome shotgun sequence:
ACAACGTTCCTGATTTCCTTGTGCTCGTTCTACTATTccgtcaccctctgtacctcttggcctgcttccctggccctgttttcttaagcttcggccaccttcttgctgatttctaccttccctttcactatctgtcccagaaataatctgatttgctttaccctgtcacctgtgtttgtatatatttttgtatcatgttgtgtcttggttccctgttttctgtatatgtaatgtacggcgctgcggaccctttgtggagccttataagtcacagataataataataataataataatcatcattctGGTCGTCTGATGCGCCTTATGTCTTAATTACCCTCCGGTCTCTCAATCTTCCCAATGGTCTCTCTCCATCCCACTAATCTCTTGTTACAGGGATCCTTTTCAGAACCCAGTAGATCAttacacacagggccggattaaccatagggctaactgggctacagcccaggggcctatggcatccagggggcccttgaaagtgctcagcagcagtattgatcgggcgggggcgcccccagcccgatcagtgctgctgagcactttccctgcagtacttccccggcgcgctgtagtctccttactgaggagatctcgtgagtctaaGTAAGAgcggggggcagctcggatcacgggggaatggaggcccccttagcccaggggcctccattcccttaatccggccctgattacacATACACACTCGTCCTGCGACCTTTCAACCCTCTTGTCTCTGTCATCcgctccatagattgtaagctcttttccTGGCTGTGTGTTAATCCCCAGCATTGAATGTATCTAGAAACCTCTCTTGTGAATTGTTCTGTTTGTGTCCTGTCCGAGACGTTGTTCTCATAATTAATTATTTCTCAGATAAGACAACACTCTGTTAGTTAACGCACATTCCTGCAGGTCTTAGACCGGTTTCGTGTGCAGGAAAATTGTCCATTCACGGTGGCCTTAGTAAAGTCCACACCTTTCATTTATATCCCCTAATTGATGATAAGATGATTTGTAATCCAGTGGAATTAACTTTTATAATGCTTTGTTGTTAAAGCATAACACAGGGTGCAATCTGATGAAGTCTGATGTACCACACTGCCCAGCCAAAAACTGTGTGGACCCAGACTTAGTCTACTGGTGGTGGGGAAttgagattgtaagctccattggcaCAGATGTGTCTGAAAGTTCTCTCTGCATAATATGTTGTCGTATACAGATAAAgggtaatgatattattaaaGTTTTTACtctctaacctatctacttgtgagctagaGATATCAGCATTCACTATCATTATGCAAGTTTTCTAACCAATTCCTCAttgatattaaaatgtatttgtgacaTACAAAGTGGTATGTTCCTAATAACGTGGATGCCAATGTGTAACCGTCGTATGCGCCCTCCCCCAGCTGCTGTCCGTCTCCCGCAGGCTCCTGGGCCGCCGGCTCTTCGAATGGGTGATGAGAGGTTCGGTATACGGGCAGTTCGTGGCTGGGGAGACCCTACctgagatacaggtgtgtgtggACAGGCTGGGGAAGTTGGGCATTCGGCCTATGTTGGCAGTGCCCATCGAAGAGGACCTGGGCGAGAGCAAAAGCGGGTGAGCTGGACAGAATTATCGGATGATATGACCAAGTATCCCCTGTTCCCTCAACTTTACTGCTTGTGCAAGACATTTAGGCATAGTGTAATTTCTCTACTAATATGGCCACTAGGGGCAGTGTTCTATGGATAATCTTGTCCTGGTCCTTTCCCAACTAAACTATTGTAGCCTTATACTGTCCAGACAGCTTTGTCCCATATAACTAAACAATCAGGTTGTGAGTCATGACAATTACAAACTTTCCCACAACCAATTCCTGTACGTGTGTCCTTAAAGCAGCCTTTATACATTCTGTAAAACTATTTTTCATGTGCCCGGATGTTCTACCCTCCTCACTGATGCTTTAGTTGCTAAGCAATGGCTCTCCATGGATAGCAATAGAAGCACTGCCACCTGCAGGCTATCATAGGTACTGCATCCCATCAAATAAAAGTGATatctgtgggggtggggggggtgggggtgggggggggggggttatttactaaactgcttatttgaaaaagtggagattctagctgtcattttgtagaatgtactaaataaatgataactagaatctgattggttgctataggcaacatctctactttatcaaacccacagtttagtaaatacaccccctggTTTCTATGGGTAAAGCACATGTCTGATCATTGCATTATTAAATGAATTGCAGGGAGGTCTGAGTTCTGCTTTCTCTGTCCCGCAGGGAGCGCTGGTACCAGCAGAATGAGGAGATTATGATGAACTGTGTGGATCTCTCAGCCGCTGGGGGCGACCGGCCCATGATGCAGCTGAAGATCACCGCCCTGATGAGCGCCGATCTATGTGTGAGTACAAGAGAGGGCTGGGACGGTCAGAGGCTGCTAGACAGACACTGCCAGTAAACAGACACCCATGGAGAGACACAGACAAACATCTCCTGCTATGGACAGACTGGTATCTTGGGTAACAAGTGAGGATCAGTATAAGCTGAGCTCTTTGGGATAACCAGTGCTCCATCTGTGCACCTCTACATTGGCATACATCTCTCGCTATAACATATACTGTAATGTAAAGGAGACATGTGGACGTAGATAACATACACAGCTAATCTCTGCCAGTCATTACTCTGAGCTGCAGTTTTTGGAGTAGAATAAACCTGTCCTAATGATTTCATTTCTCTTCCATTGGTGTTACCAGAAGGTGCTGACTGTGTGTCTGTCTGACCCGTCCCGGAGGGCAGAGCTCAGTCCTCAGAGGATAGTCTCCATCATGGAGGGGAAGGTAAGGGGAACATCTGTCTCTGTTGCCTGTTGGACCTCTACTGATAATCCGTTCTCTCTTGTCCTGTGTGACCTGGACGCGGTACCGCTTCCCATACTAATCATCACTTGTGTTTATTCCAATCCGACACCAGCTTTCTATCTGACTTCTGACAACAAAGTGTCTTAAGGTTCTGACAACAAAGTGCCTTAAGGTGACTGCACAATGCCATATCACCAGTGATACCAGCACATGGCACTAATGTTGCCTTCTTTGTTATCCCCAAATAACTGCAACAGCTGTGAATGATCCAATTGTGTGGTCACCCACCAATCGCACTGATAGTCCCCCATGTGACCCATGCGTAGTCCTGACCACCTCATGGCTGGCCCTGTTCAATTTGGTGACCCACCCACGTGGCCAAATTGGACCCAGATCCTGTCCTTCAGGACCCTGGCTAAGTGACAGGATTGTCCCGCCTCTCAATGACCTAAGTCTGAGCCATGACCTGACTCTTCCATCTTTCCAATCTGGATTCTAGGATTCATCCTTCTCCTGTCTGACGGAGCAACAGAACCGGCATCTCCAGAACTCCGTTCTCAGACTCAGCCGGGTCGGGAAGGTGAGAACCGTGTATGTATAACGTAtgtcaatgtacagcaaggggTTTATATTCCTGGAGCTGTGTCCGGAAATGTTTTCTGTACCGGAGTGATGTCATAGCTGTCAGATTATAACTGATTACATTAATACTCCTTTTTATTTATCCGGTGTCACCTGATGCTCTCATCACCCACATGTAATAAATTAGAAATAGCAAAGTGCAAACATTAAATGAGGTCCCTGATCTaaagagcttgcagtctaatcCGTTTATATCAATATAATTTCTGGCAGTGGTAATATTATTTGTAGATTATAGATAGCAGTGTTTAAACACATCTATTCCCTTCTCTTCCAGCATGCGAAAGCCAAAGGCGTGCGTGTCTTAGTGGACGCAGAGTACACGTACATGAACCCAGCCCTCAGCCTGGTCACCCTGGGGATGATGGCACAGTGTAACCAGGATGAGCCCTGGATCTGGAACACCTACCAGTGTTACCTAAAGGTAAGACGGGCACCGGACATACAGGACCCTGGGAATATGTGGGGTCATTCACGGAAACTGCTGCACAGGTAGCTGTGCGGAAATGAAGAGTTGTCCTTGGCGGCCAATCAGATTCTGACTCTCATTTTTCTAATATGTggcagaaaatgaaagcaaatttctgattggctgacagggGCAACCTGCACCACATAACCACCCCCTGACACTTTATCACTGCTCCACTTCTAGGACTCATTCCAGAACCTGTCCCAGGACCTGGACACAGCTGAGAGCTTGAACCTTTGTTTTGGGGTGAAGCTGGTACGTGGGGCGTACATGGACAAGGAACGGAAGCTGGCCAAAGAGAAGGGGTACACCGACCCCATACAGCCTGACTGGGCAGCCACCAACAGAAGGTGAGGAGCCCGCTGTCCTATGCCTATGTACTACGTATGGGGGCAgctatgaaaactggtgcacagggaaAAAGATGTTGTAACCCAATGTGTGTAGTAGTAGGAAACAGTGTGTTAatcaataataatgatacaaatgCCATTGATTGATTAGGTATTGGGGTTTTTATGCCATTTGCAACCTTTCCGTTATTTTAATCATGTCTAATAACACGTGACAGCTCGGAGGCATTGTTTTACACAACCTTTTAAAACTTTCGCCTTGTACCATGTCAGCCACACACACGGGATCCCAGGAATCCCGCTAACGCGTCTCAGCTAAGAGTCCGCAAGAGCGACTTACGCGTTTCCTTTGTTTGACCAGGTTCTATACCACACAAGTATTACACATCTATATACTGCCGTCAGATAGCCCACCGTTAATCGCTAACTATAGAACAATCTATCATGCACCTctctatactgcattatctatgtAAACAAACCATTCATTCATCCTTTCtctcagttatctaaacatacaaacagaCGCAAGGtaaatcttttactttacaaagagtCCTTCGAGATTATATACACCATACATGAAATGCTTACATATggtacagataatacattatagtttAACAGACATGACATTATAATATATTACTCAGCTACTCTCAGAGATTAGTTCCCAGTTCATATCTAGTAATGAGTTACTATATTCTGTTCCTAGGTTAACTTTGTATGTCACTAACCCTCTCCTGGGTGTATTTCACTTCTAGGGTTTCTTGGGTGTGTATGTATAAACATTGGCTTGCAAAAGTATTCAACCCCCTGACATGGCAACATATTTGACTgtattacaaatgacacttatAGATTGTTCTAGACAGTATTTGTTGGGAACCAGTAGGCTAAGTAATTTTCAAGCTCATAGTTCATTATTTGTCTGCAGATTTATCTTCTTtaacaagaaataaaaatgacatatGCTGTTTGCATAAGTATTTAACCCCATGTAGACGAGACAGAGAGGGGGGAAAGatacacaaagagagagagagagagaacatgagAGAGTGGGAGTGAGTATGATCTAGGGTGAATTAGAGATGTATAAAGATAAGGGAGAGAGAGTATTGCTGTATTGCAGGGTAGGGATACTGATAGGGCAGGTAGTAGGTAGTTACAGGATTAGTAGATGGCAGGAACGAGTAGATTGCATTATATAGTACAGGCAGATTTATAGATTACATTGCAGCATATTTTATACGTATATGCAGGACTAAAATGCAGGTAGAGACTATATTGCAGGATAtagacatacttgtcaactctcccggaatatccgggagactcccgaattccggataggtttcccagactcccagaagagcagggtaacctcccgCATGTGCCCACTTCCAGTGACGTGGGCTAAATAAGAGCCGCAATGACGAGATTCTTagggaattgcgtcattttgacgtCACCCACTAAATCCCGGCAGATTATAGTATATTGCAGAGTAGATAAAACAATATAGATAGAGGCAGAGAGCTGAGATGTCCTGAAGAAGTGCCCAGGAAGGTGTAGGTGCAGCATCTTGGAGGCAGATTCCAGCTGGGTCTCACGTTTATATAACCCTTGACCACAATGAAGAGTCGAGCGGCCATGACGGGAATCCCTTCGACCCCCGTGATTACGTTATTGTCGGGCGCGGCGTCAGAGCTCCTTAAGTCTGCTTTAAGTTACTAAACACAACTGATAGAAGTGatataatctggttgctatgggttacagcaccttttcaTGTGCACCAAGTGAATGTTTGACAATAGAATAACATGAACTTTCCTGACCTCTGACCTCCGCAGTTACCAGCGTTCCCTGGATAAGATGTTGGATTTGATTGGACAGCGAGGGCAGCGCTATAACCTTATAATAGCCAGCCACAACGAGGAGTCCGTTCTACACTCCGTTACCAGGTGGGCGATGACACTGGTGTGAATTGTGTTTATATCAGTTTATTTCCTAACTGTATTCTCAATAACTAATAACTATTAGGACTATCCGAGTGACGTAATTATAATCTCTCCGTAATAACGTCCGATTTCACTTAGATGTAAGACTATAATTTATCGGACATGTCCATATCGAGTTCACGCTGCACCACTTGAGCTTACACTCTATTTCCAGAAAAACACATCGTCATTAATTTTCGTGCAAAGCCAGTTGTCTTTGAGACTGAATCAGAACCAGAACTTTACTCACCTTACAAAGTTGTCTtttatatatttcaatgtaaaactCTTTGGCACAAGATATTTCCATGGCACAACTCTTTTATCCCTGTAAAATCAATTGCTTCTGAAGCTGGCACTGCCCTTTTTACAGGATGGCAGAACTGGGCATTGACAAGAGCAGCGGATCGTTGTGTTTCGGACAGCTGCTGGGAATGTGCGACCACGTGTCCCTCACGCTGGGTACGTATCCAGAAAACCAATCTTCCTACAATCCACAATTTATCCCGCGTCACGTGTAAGCGCTGTAACATTGGGGGAGTATTGGTGGGTAATTAAGATCTCCAAATGATTTCCTTGgctaaaaaataagtatatataaaacaacagGATATAATGTGGCCAATTTTTTTCCCCTTCTAATTCCACAAGTGTAACCATCTATGTGATTAACCCTTTCATAACCGTATGACTTTACTGACTGAGCTTTTGTGCCTCTTTCCTCCGTCCTAACCAGGTCAGGCCGGGTACTTGGTGTATAAATCTATTCCATATGGATCCGTGGACTCGGTCCTCCCCTACCTCGTACGACGGGCGCAGGAGAACCAGAGCGTCCTCCAAGGGATCCGGAAGGAGAGAGACCTCCTGCGCGGAGAGATAAGAAGGCGGCTGCTGGGCCGAAGCTAGAACCGTGGCTGATTAGATCGATCCAGCCCAGACCACGGGTTATGTGGAGAAAGCTCTGCGGACGGTAGCGGATGAacgtattgggcctgattcatgtttggacgcaaGTCTTTGTATGCGCCGTATCTCGCGTGAATTTGTGCTACGCATGTGTCAGAACGGGACTTACGCCAATCAACGCAACTGCACCAATGTCAAAGGTGGAACAGGGATGGGAAACGTTGGACAAACACAgggaatgtacagtgagggcgttcTGGGGGAGGTGCggcagattcaagtcctgggtatcTTGTACGTACGCTTGTTTAGCCGTATTACATCTACaggcaggtgtcagtgccgactgatagtgattacTACACGTGTGTGCCACTCGATAACACAgaatatgtgtatgcaagtaaagggaaataaaaacacattgtctatgtacagtacgcattaagcacatccttatttatgtatttaatgtaagcgCATTTGTATTACTTATTATAGTGTTCATTTATTTGCTCAAATATTTTGTGTGCATGTGTTCTGATGAGGGTCTGAACTCTGCTGTGTCTGTTATCATACGGCACGTAGCATTTAGTCAGAGCGAACTTATACCAGGATTCAAATAGAAATGGATCTCGAGATCCACACGGACTTGAATACGCCATGAAATTACGTCCAAGTTccgtgttctttttttttttttatttatcgcAAGTTGCTTCCGAACTTCAATCGGGCCCATTCTGTTCGCATCCGGGTTCCGGAACATGAAGACAACGTGAcagtaggcagcacggtggctcagtggttagcacttctgcctcacaagttcgggtcatgagttcaattcccgaccatggccttatctgtttggagtttgtatgttctccccgtgtttgtcggtttcctccgggtgctccgatttcctcccacactccaaaaacatactggtaggttaattggctgctatcaaattgaccctagtctctctctctgtctgtgtctatgtctgtctgtgtctatgtctgtgtgtgtatgttagggaatttagactgtaagctccaatggggcagggactgatgtgagcgagttctctgtacagcgctgcggaatcagtggcgctatataaatgaatgtcgATGATGATGACATCCGGAGGACACTCCAGAGCTTCCAGACCAGTCTTGTGAAGAGCTCTGTGGGTTATGTTCTATACGGCTGACGTTTACTTTTCTCTCCTTTATCGGGGCTATCACATAACTCCCTGTCCTTCAAATAACCAGAGAAGCAAACTCCAGCCTGGTGTGATCACAGTGATGGGGTTTGGATACAATTAGTCCTAAGACGTATCTAACCTTACACAGCTGATAATAGCACAAAGTGCTAACGCTCTGACACACACTGATGTTTTTATATTGAATATAGAATTAAAATACTTCTTTGGAGCCAATACTGATTGGTACATCACAATTAAATCAGCATGCGTGAACTTagacacagcggaggcagccattttctagCCATCAGTTCCTGGCGAGATGATTGGCTGCAAGTTGGTGACgcacacacaaaatggctgccttcactgtgtatCACGGGAGGAGTGGTGATAGTTTGTGGTAATGTAGGGACTATAAATGTTATGCACACAGcaaatataattaatatgtttttttttgtatgcacaACCTCCAGTTAAAGATATTTCATGTGTGGGCCACATAAATGAACCCCGCGGCTGGTGAAAAAGAAAGATCTGTGCTGTAATCCTCAATACCGGGCTTGTAATCCTCAGTACCGGGCCTGTAATCCTCATTTATTCACCATTATTGGGAGGTGTTCTATCGTGACATgaagtttttaaaataataaataacaccaaaattataattttttttttttttttaacctatacgACCTGGTATATGTTTCCACTTTATACATCACCATTTTGTCTCAGCCGCGTGATATCCCTTATTCCTATATCATTGTGGGTTTTAATCTCTCACCAGTatttttgacacagttgaccacatTCTCCTGCTTGACGGCCATCGCTCCATTGGCCTTTGCAGCATTTTCCTTTCCTGGTTTACCTCCGACCTCtggctcccctcccctccctctatCTGCTGGGTCCCCCGCTCCTCCTGGCCCAAAgctcttctctctttacaccggCTCTCTTGGTTGACTCCTCCAGTACTTCGTCCTTCAATATcgcctctatgctgatgatacacaaatgtatcctTCCTCCCCTTTTCCACTTGGATGGCTGAGAGCTACCTCAAGCTCAACAGATCCAAAACTAAGCTTATTGTCTTTCTACTGATTGGTGTCACGCCCCCGTCTCCCAAATTTGATGGTGTGTCACCCTCTCCCCTGTACCCATGCACAATACATGGGGGTCATGATTGACTCTCCACATCCAGGACCTCACTCAACGCTGACTCCTCTACATTTGTCAAAGGTTCTTTTGGAGAAGAGGAACTATACTGAGCTGGCTAGTTTCCCTTCCCAaaaagaccaggggctagatttactaagctgcgggtttgaaaaagtggggatgttgcctatagcaaccaatcagattctagctgtcattttgtagaaagcactaaataaatgaaagctagaatctgattggttgctataagcaacatccccactttttcaaacccgcagcttagtaaatctagccccaggtgctTACAGCTGAGGAGAATTGGTCACAACCCAGAACAATCAggcatgttttatttattgtcatCAATCATTATCCTGTGGTACTATAACTACTGTGGTGCCTCCCTCTGTGGTACTATAACTACCGTGCTGCCTCCCTCTGTGGTACTATAACTACTGTGGTGCCTCTCTCTGTGGTACTATAACTACTGTGGTGCCTCCCTCTGTGGTACTATAACTACCGTGGTGTCTCCCTCTGTGGTACTATAACTACTGTGCTGCCTCCCTCTGTGGTACTATAACTACTGTGGTGCCTCCCTCTGTGGTACTATAACTACTGTGGTGCCTCCCTCTGTGGTACTATAACTACCATGGTGCCTCCCTCTGTGGTACTATAACTACTGTGGTGCCTCCCTCTGTGGTACTATAACTACTGTGGTGCCTCCCTCTGTGGTACTATAACTATTCTGGTGCCTCCCTCTGTGGTACTATAACTACCGTGGTGCCTCCCTCTGTGGTACTATAACTACGGCGGTGCCTCATTCTGTGGTACTATAACTACTGTGGTGCCTCCCTCTGTGGTACTATAACTATTCTGGTGCCTCCCTCTGTGGTACTATAACTACTATGGTGCCTCATTCTGTGGTACTATAACTACTATGGTGCCTCATTCTGTGGTACTATAACTACTGTGGTGCCTCCCTCTGTGGTACTATAACTATTCTGGTGCCTCCCTCTGTGGTACTATAACTACTATGGTGCCTCATTCTGTGGTACTATAACTACTATGGTGCCTCATTCTGTGGTACTATAACTACTGTGGTGCCTCCCTCTGTGGTACTATAACTATTCTGGTGCCTCCCTCTGTGGTACTATAACTACGACGGTGCCTCATTCTGTGGTACTATAACTACTGCGCTGCCTCATTCTGTGGTACTATAACTACCGTGCTGTCTCCTCTGTGATACTATAACTACTATGGTGCCTCATTCTGTGGTACTATAACTACGGCGGTGCCTCATTCTGTGGTACTATAACTACTGCGCTGCCTCCTCTGTGGTACTATAACTACGGTGGTGCCTCATTCTGTGGTACTATAACTACTGTGGTGCCTCCCTCTGTGGTACTATAAATACTATGGTGCCTCATTCTGTGGTACTATAACTACGGCGGTGCCTCATTCTGTGGTACTATAACTACTGCGCTGCCTCATTCTGTGGTACTATAACTACTGCGCTGCCTCATTCTGTGGTACTATAACTACCGTGCTGTCTCCTCTGTGGTACTATAACCACTATGGTGCCTCATTCTGTGGTACTATAACTACTGCGCTGCCTCCTCTGTGGTACTATAACTACGGCGGTGCCTCATTCTGTGGTACTATAACTACTGTGGTGCCTCCCTCTGTGGTACTATAACTATTCTGGTGCCTCCCTCTGTGGTACTATAACTACTATGGTGCCTCATTCTGTGGTACTATAACTACGGTGGTGCCTCATTCTGTGGTACTATAACTACCATGGTGCCTCCCTCTGTGGTACTATAACTATTCTGGTGCCTCCCTCTGTGGTACTATAACTACTATGGTGCCTCATTCTGTGATACTATAACTACGGCGGTGCCTCATTCTGTGGTACTATAACTACTGCGCTGCCTCATTCTGTGGTACTATAACTACCGTGCTGTCTCCTCTGTGATACTATAACTACTATGGTGCCTCATTCTGTGGTACTATAACTACGGCGGTGCCTCATTCTGTGGTACTATAACTACTGTGGTGCCTCCCTCTGTGGTACTATAACTACTATGGTGCCTCATTCTGTGGTACTATAACTACCGTGCTGTCTCCTCTGTGGTACTATAACCACTATGGTGCCTCATTCTGTGGTACTATAACTACTGCGCTGCCTCCTCTGTGGTACTATAACTACGGCGGTGCCTCATTCTGTGGTACTATAACTACTGTGGTGCCTCTCTCTGTGGTACTATAACTACTGTGGTGCCTCTATCTGTGGTACTATAACTACTGTGGTGCCTCTATCTGTGGTACTATAACTACTGTGGTGCCTCATTCTGTGGTACTATAACTACTGTGGTGCCTCTCTCTGTGGTACTATAACTACTGTGGTGCCTCTATCTGTGGTACTATAACTATTCTGGTGCCTCGCTCTGCATTGCCCTGTAGTACTTTCAGCAGCACAAAGGAACAAGCATACTTGCAGCCCCCCCTCTATGCACCATGTGACTGCAGAAGTCACATGATCTGGTGATGTCAGAAGATCCTCAGGTCAGTGGTTTCAGCGCTGTGCATGGTCTGTCTCCTCCCTGCTACAATATAATCTCATATCCTTTTTATTGACACAATATAACTCTTTGAATTAAGATTTGACTGTGTGTTTCTTGCGTGTCAGCCTGGAGGAGGTCAGAGGTTATGGCCCCAATGTCGTTGTCCCCCTGCACCGATACAGAATGGAGCTGTGAGATGGTCTGTGTGTGAGATGCTCTGCAGATGATTGCAGTGGGGTATTAATAAGGGAAAAACTGTTTCGGTTAATAAATGATCAGTTATTACATGTTTTGTGAACTTTGTCCGAGGCAGCGTCTGTGTGGTTAATGGCTGAGAGCCCAGACAGTGTCCTGATATAGACACAGAATGTGCTGACCTTATAGAGAGGCTAATACACACACCACGGAGCGGGGAGGGGACTGCATAGAGGGAGACCGAAACCAGGGCACTATAGCCTAAACAGAGGAGGCTATAGGGGTaagagacacacagacactggGGGCAGAGCGGAGGCTGCACCGTTATAGGgatatagggcagcacagtggctagcacttctgcctcacagcactggggtcatgagttcagttcccaaccatggtcttatcggtgtggagtttgtatgttctccctgtgtttgcgtgggtttcctc
This window encodes:
- the PRODH2 gene encoding hydroxyproline dehydrogenase, with the protein product MISGLVQVNLSPSEEVRRMYTAITWPLPMSCPEVLSAVIGRCPPPLSCFCLHLCPRGGWRGPALNMWWLSRCVRLGSSPLPTTAWTLTLPCRAGSSHRVSAQRALDFSDGGVFRLKSRWEVVRGLLIFRMCSVPSLVRNSDKLLSVSRRLLGRRLFEWVMRGSVYGQFVAGETLPEIQVCVDRLGKLGIRPMLAVPIEEDLGESKSGERWYQQNEEIMMNCVDLSAAGGDRPMMQLKITALMSADLCKVLTVCLSDPSRRAELSPQRIVSIMEGKDSSFSCLTEQQNRHLQNSVLRLSRVGKHAKAKGVRVLVDAEYTYMNPALSLVTLGMMAQCNQDEPWIWNTYQCYLKDSFQNLSQDLDTAESLNLCFGVKLVRGAYMDKERKLAKEKGYTDPIQPDWAATNRSYQRSLDKMLDLIGQRGQRYNLIIASHNEESVLHSVTRMAELGIDKSSGSLCFGQLLGMCDHVSLTLGQAGYLVYKSIPYGSVDSVLPYLVRRAQENQSVLQGIRKERDLLRGEIRRRLLGRS